The following are encoded in a window of Pseudomonadota bacterium genomic DNA:
- a CDS encoding nickel-dependent hydrogenase large subunit yields MAKRIVIDPITRIEGHLRIECEVDKGKIVNAWSAGTMWRGIEKILEGRDPREAWIFTQRICGVCTTVHAITSVRAVENALKLEVPMNAQYIRNMIIAAHGIFDHIVHFYHLSALDWVDIVSATKADAKATAKLAQSLSPWPHNSHGNIKGIQDKLKSFIATGQLGVFGSGYWGHPAMKLSPEVNLLAATHYFQALDYQRRINKVVAILGSKSPHIQNLAVGGVSNPINPDSQSTLTLERLFYIKELIDEIGAFINDVYMVDVSAVGAFYADWTQYGAGVTNYLSVPDMPQDTTGTLFDLPGGYIPNGDVGKFENIDSFGADLFKNNVKESVKHSWYEGEWDRHPWEEETVPKYAERQDDGKYSWVKSPTFKGKPAQVGPLANVLAMFAAGHGPTKKHATRVLDLVSQLAGTKVGLGALHSTIGRHAARAIRCAVLNDVLQKQWQGLVDNIGAGDYTTFNEPVFPKGEIRGVGFHEAPRGVLSHWVVIEDGRIKNYQCVVPSTWNAGPRNQNDELGPYEASLIGNPVADPEKPLEVLRTIHSFDPCLACAIHMLDSDRNEIVKVRTVI; encoded by the coding sequence ATGGCTAAAAGAATTGTTATTGATCCGATCACCAGGATTGAAGGTCATTTACGGATAGAGTGCGAAGTGGACAAGGGCAAGATCGTGAACGCCTGGTCGGCCGGGACCATGTGGCGGGGAATCGAGAAGATTCTTGAGGGGAGGGACCCTCGCGAGGCCTGGATCTTCACCCAGAGAATTTGCGGGGTCTGCACCACTGTTCATGCCATCACCTCGGTGCGGGCCGTTGAGAATGCCCTCAAACTTGAAGTGCCGATGAACGCCCAGTACATCAGGAACATGATCATTGCCGCCCATGGCATTTTTGATCATATCGTTCATTTTTATCACCTGTCGGCCTTGGACTGGGTGGATATTGTGTCGGCCACCAAGGCTGATGCCAAGGCCACCGCCAAACTTGCCCAGAGTCTTTCCCCCTGGCCGCACAACAGTCATGGCAACATCAAGGGTATTCAGGACAAGCTGAAATCATTTATTGCCACCGGGCAGCTCGGGGTTTTCGGCAGCGGTTACTGGGGGCACCCGGCAATGAAGCTCTCTCCGGAAGTGAACCTTCTGGCCGCCACCCATTATTTCCAGGCGCTGGATTATCAGCGGCGGATCAACAAGGTTGTTGCCATTCTCGGCAGCAAGAGCCCTCATATCCAGAATCTGGCGGTGGGCGGGGTGTCCAATCCGATCAATCCCGACAGCCAGTCGACCCTGACTCTGGAACGTCTTTTCTATATCAAGGAGCTCATTGATGAGATCGGCGCCTTTATCAACGATGTCTATATGGTTGATGTGAGTGCGGTTGGTGCATTTTATGCGGATTGGACCCAGTACGGCGCAGGCGTCACCAATTATCTGAGTGTGCCCGACATGCCGCAGGACACCACCGGGACCCTCTTTGATCTGCCCGGCGGTTATATCCCGAATGGTGATGTGGGTAAATTTGAGAACATCGACAGCTTCGGCGCCGATCTGTTCAAAAACAATGTGAAAGAATCGGTCAAGCACTCCTGGTATGAAGGTGAATGGGACAGGCATCCCTGGGAAGAGGAAACGGTTCCCAAGTATGCCGAGCGCCAGGATGACGGCAAGTATTCCTGGGTCAAATCTCCGACCTTCAAGGGGAAACCGGCCCAGGTTGGCCCGCTGGCCAATGTTCTGGCGATGTTTGCCGCCGGGCATGGACCCACCAAGAAACACGCGACCAGGGTTCTTGATCTGGTCAGCCAGCTTGCGGGGACCAAAGTAGGACTGGGGGCCCTCCATTCAACCATCGGCCGCCACGCGGCAAGGGCCATCAGGTGTGCGGTGCTGAACGATGTTCTGCAGAAACAGTGGCAGGGGCTGGTCGATAATATCGGTGCCGGAGATTACACAACTTTCAACGAGCCGGTCTTCCCCAAAGGGGAAATCAGAGGTGTTGGTTTTCATGAGGCGCCGCGCGGTGTTCTGTCTCACTGGGTGGTCATTGAAGACGGCAGGATCAAAAACTACCAGTGTGTTGTCCCCTCGACCTGGAATGCAGGGCCGAGAAATCAGAATGACGAGCTTGGTCCCTACGAGGCCTCTCTGATCGGGAACCCGGTGGCGGATCCGGAAAAGCCCCTGGAGGTTTTGCGGACAATCCACTCCTTTGATCCTTGTCTCGCCTGCGCCATCCATATGCTCGATTCCGACCGGAATGAAATCGTCAAGGTCAGAACGGTCATTTGA
- the hybB gene encoding Ni/Fe-hydrogenase cytochrome b subunit — translation MSEAKPIGGKVWSLPVLFFLAVVVLALFFLAQRFFYGLGAVTNMNDGYPWGIWIAYDVVIGTAFACGGYCMALLVYIFNKGEYHPLVRPALMASMFGYTLAGVSVIFDIGRYWQAYNIMIPAYMNFKSVLLEVALCIGTYVLVLWIEFAPTFLEKLKADRLAAKLNKVIFVFIALGVLLPTMHQSSLGTMMLAAGYKLSPFWWTSFLPLLFLLSALIMGYAVVIFESTVAALAFNRPLETRILGKLSEVMVWILGFVLVVRFQDLNARDLLPMVFGGGFKANMLVLENLCLLAAMMTLIYPANRKNPKLLFLSAIAIMLGGGLYRMNTYLVGFDPGNGFTYFPSVPEMVITFAIISVEIVAYVWFVKRLPVLHEIKQA, via the coding sequence ATGAGTGAAGCAAAACCAATTGGCGGAAAGGTCTGGTCTTTACCGGTGCTGTTTTTTCTTGCGGTTGTGGTCCTGGCTTTATTCTTTCTGGCCCAGCGATTTTTTTACGGGCTCGGAGCCGTTACCAACATGAATGACGGCTATCCCTGGGGGATCTGGATTGCCTACGATGTGGTGATCGGCACCGCTTTTGCCTGTGGTGGGTACTGTATGGCACTGTTGGTCTATATCTTTAACAAGGGCGAATACCATCCTTTAGTCCGACCGGCGCTGATGGCCAGCATGTTCGGCTACACCCTGGCCGGGGTTTCGGTCATCTTTGATATCGGCAGATACTGGCAGGCATACAACATCATGATCCCTGCCTATATGAACTTCAAATCGGTCCTGCTGGAGGTGGCCTTGTGTATCGGCACCTACGTTCTTGTGCTGTGGATCGAGTTTGCCCCGACCTTTCTGGAAAAGCTCAAGGCGGACCGGCTAGCCGCGAAACTGAACAAGGTGATCTTTGTTTTCATCGCGCTGGGGGTGTTGTTGCCGACCATGCACCAGTCATCCCTCGGCACCATGATGCTTGCCGCCGGGTACAAACTTTCTCCCTTCTGGTGGACGAGTTTTCTGCCGCTTCTTTTTCTGCTTTCAGCCCTGATCATGGGCTATGCGGTCGTGATTTTTGAATCGACCGTGGCGGCCCTGGCATTTAACCGGCCACTGGAAACCAGAATTCTCGGCAAATTGTCCGAAGTGATGGTCTGGATTCTCGGTTTTGTGCTGGTTGTCCGTTTTCAGGATCTGAATGCCAGAGACTTGTTACCTATGGTTTTTGGTGGAGGATTCAAGGCCAATATGCTGGTGCTTGAAAACCTGTGCCTTCTCGCCGCAATGATGACCCTGATTTATCCGGCCAACCGGAAGAACCCGAAGCTTCTCTTTCTCTCGGCAATTGCGATCATGCTGGGCGGCGGTCTTTACCGGATGAATACCTACCTGGTCGGCTTTGATCCCGGAAACGGCTTCACCTATTTCCCGTCGGTACCCGAGATGGTTATTACCTTTGCCATTATCTCGGTTGAAATAGTTGCCTATGTCTGGTTTGTGAAGCGTCTGCCGGTGCTCCATGAGATAAAACAGGCCTGA
- the hybA gene encoding hydrogenase 2 operon protein HybA — translation MKIRRRDFLKGIASGGVLAVIGKPDLALATERQYQPGALGILYDATLCVGCQSCMVACKKANNMPMERTRAPGVWDDPVDLSSSTLNIIKKYQHGEGQVKDSVDGYSFVKRHCMHCVEPSCVSACPVSALTKDKENGIVGYNKERCIGCRYCQIACPFNIPKFQWDDPTPEIVKCQLCSHLVEKGGISACCEACPTGASLFGPVESLINEAKRRQQMVPGKYYDFPISDLSGRTSPEFKSRMAAKYVPEIYGEYEVGGTQVLHMAGVPFNKLGFPDLPHESYASISDGIQYAIYKGMVYPIVVLGGLIYMVNKREGGDKEE, via the coding sequence ATGAAAATCAGGCGAAGAGACTTTCTGAAAGGGATCGCCTCGGGAGGTGTCCTGGCGGTGATCGGGAAGCCGGACCTGGCTCTTGCCACGGAACGGCAGTACCAGCCGGGTGCATTGGGGATCCTGTATGATGCGACATTGTGTGTCGGCTGCCAGTCCTGCATGGTTGCCTGTAAAAAGGCGAACAATATGCCCATGGAGCGGACCAGGGCTCCGGGCGTCTGGGACGATCCCGTCGACCTTTCATCATCCACGCTGAACATTATCAAGAAATATCAGCATGGCGAAGGGCAGGTTAAAGACAGTGTGGACGGGTACTCCTTTGTAAAAAGGCACTGTATGCACTGTGTGGAGCCGTCCTGTGTGTCAGCCTGCCCGGTTTCGGCGCTGACCAAGGATAAAGAGAACGGCATCGTCGGCTACAACAAGGAAAGGTGCATCGGCTGCCGCTACTGCCAGATCGCCTGCCCTTTCAATATTCCGAAATTCCAGTGGGACGATCCCACTCCGGAAATAGTCAAATGCCAGCTCTGCAGCCATCTCGTTGAGAAGGGCGGAATTTCCGCCTGCTGCGAGGCGTGCCCCACCGGGGCGTCATTGTTCGGACCGGTCGAATCCCTGATCAACGAAGCCAAAAGGCGGCAGCAGATGGTGCCGGGAAAGTACTATGATTTCCCGATTTCCGATCTTTCCGGGAGAACCTCCCCTGAATTCAAGTCCCGGATGGCGGCCAAGTACGTGCCGGAAATCTACGGCGAGTATGAAGTCGGGGGAACCCAGGTTCTCCATATGGCCGGGGTGCCTTTTAACAAACTTGGTTTTCCCGACCTGCCCCACGAGTCTTACGCAAGCATCTCGGATGGAATCCAGTATGCCATCTACAAAGGGATGGTCTACCCGATTGTTGTCCTAGGCGGGCTGATTTATATGGTCAACAAACGTGAAGGCGGAGATAAAGAGGAATAG
- a CDS encoding hydrogenase small subunit: protein MKQTHFEKVTGRLSGVSRRDFMKFCTVMAASMGLPLEVAPQIAEAITSARRPTVIWLSGQGCTGCTETLLRPSHPTLESLILDLISLDYNETLNVGAGHQAEDFMHRSIEENHGKFILVVEGAIPLKDGGVYCQIAGRPFVDIVKETAAKAAALVAIGSCASWGGIPSSGPNPTGATGLPQVLKGHTVVTIPGCPPNPYNFLSTVLHFLTFKKLPALDEKGRPKFAYGRLIHENCERRPHFDAGRFAEKFGDDGHRQGYCLYKLGCKGPMTYANCPAVPFCDVGSGAWPVGTGHPCFGCTEQGVGFTIPLHTQAEVKQITPSAIHAPITADRGSSISAGAAALAAGVAGAAIGAAAVATKKLGEKESDRDHS, encoded by the coding sequence ATGAAGCAGACACACTTTGAAAAGGTTACAGGCAGGCTGAGCGGCGTTTCCCGCCGTGATTTTATGAAATTCTGTACGGTGATGGCTGCAAGTATGGGGCTGCCTCTCGAGGTTGCGCCACAGATTGCCGAAGCCATCACTTCGGCCAGAAGACCAACGGTCATCTGGTTGTCCGGCCAGGGGTGTACCGGCTGCACCGAAACGCTCCTCAGGCCTTCCCACCCCACCCTCGAAAGTCTGATTCTGGACCTCATTTCCCTTGATTATAACGAAACATTGAATGTCGGAGCCGGTCATCAGGCCGAGGACTTTATGCACCGCTCCATCGAGGAGAACCACGGCAAGTTCATTCTGGTGGTCGAAGGCGCAATTCCGTTAAAGGATGGCGGAGTCTACTGCCAGATCGCCGGCCGGCCATTTGTGGACATCGTGAAGGAAACCGCTGCCAAGGCGGCGGCGCTGGTTGCCATCGGGTCCTGTGCTTCCTGGGGTGGCATTCCTTCCTCCGGGCCGAATCCCACCGGGGCCACCGGGTTGCCCCAGGTACTGAAAGGCCATACGGTTGTTACCATTCCGGGTTGCCCCCCGAATCCGTATAACTTCCTTTCCACTGTTTTGCACTTCCTGACTTTCAAAAAGCTGCCGGCCCTCGATGAAAAAGGGCGGCCGAAATTTGCCTACGGCCGGCTGATCCATGAAAACTGTGAGCGGCGTCCCCATTTTGATGCCGGACGTTTTGCCGAGAAGTTCGGTGACGACGGACATCGTCAGGGATACTGCCTCTATAAGCTCGGCTGCAAGGGCCCCATGACCTATGCTAACTGCCCGGCGGTCCCTTTCTGCGATGTCGGCTCCGGGGCCTGGCCGGTCGGAACGGGGCATCCCTGCTTCGGCTGTACCGAACAGGGGGTCGGGTTCACCATCCCGCTTCACACCCAGGCGGAGGTCAAACAGATCACCCCTTCGGCGATTCATGCTCCAATAACTGCTGACCGAGGGTCATCAATATCAGCCGGTGCTGCAGCTCTCGCCGCCGGTGTTGCCGGAGCGGCGATTGGCGCGGCCGCTGTGGCAACCAAGAAACTTGGTGAGAAAGAATCCGACCGCGACCACTCATAA
- a CDS encoding DNA photolyase — protein MTKRNHSLNSGLIDPATLLREILVEESASGYPLAREILARAGKIPFKVVPDGYNPMAADEKKSRTDFTGNLNRGKNILLLTINRGRFFKPCPATREYRCCDYQVLNIGMNCPMDCVYCILQSYLNNPWLSFFVNTDDLLNEMEAAFRAEPERLWRIGTGEFTDSMALDSLTGLSGILIDFMKDKENAVLELKTKSAYIENLKGLDHGGRTILAWSLNSPPIMGREELKTASLNQRLDAAAECAALGYRLAFHFDPIIHHPGWQDGYCSTIQTLYAKVPAESIVWISMGCLRYIPKLKEIATDRFPKSRFFYDEFVMGLDGKSRYFRTQRTEMYKQIYSELKRFAAESTCIYLCMESDEIWQEVFGYTPSEHSTLPTMLDRAAGLQNS, from the coding sequence ATGACAAAAAGAAATCACTCCTTAAATTCAGGTCTGATCGACCCGGCCACTCTGCTCAGGGAAATCCTAGTCGAGGAGAGCGCCTCCGGATACCCCCTTGCCCGCGAAATTCTTGCCCGGGCTGGAAAAATTCCGTTTAAGGTTGTCCCGGACGGATATAATCCCATGGCCGCCGATGAAAAAAAAAGCAGGACCGATTTTACCGGGAACCTGAACCGGGGCAAGAACATCCTGCTCCTCACCATCAACCGGGGCAGGTTTTTCAAGCCCTGTCCGGCCACCCGTGAATATCGCTGTTGTGATTATCAGGTGCTGAACATCGGCATGAACTGCCCGATGGACTGTGTGTACTGCATCCTTCAGTCCTACCTCAACAATCCCTGGCTCTCGTTTTTCGTAAACACCGACGACCTGTTAAATGAAATGGAAGCAGCGTTCCGGGCAGAACCGGAGCGGTTATGGCGAATCGGGACCGGTGAATTCACCGACAGCATGGCCCTTGACAGCCTGACCGGGTTGAGCGGAATTCTGATAGATTTCATGAAAGATAAAGAAAATGCGGTCCTTGAGCTGAAGACCAAGAGCGCTTACATCGAAAACCTGAAAGGGCTCGACCATGGCGGCAGAACCATCCTCGCGTGGTCTTTGAACAGCCCGCCGATCATGGGACGGGAGGAGCTGAAAACAGCGTCTCTCAACCAGCGGCTTGATGCGGCGGCTGAATGCGCTGCCCTCGGTTATCGGCTGGCCTTTCATTTCGACCCGATCATCCATCACCCCGGCTGGCAGGATGGATACTGCAGCACCATTCAGACTCTGTATGCAAAGGTTCCGGCAGAAAGCATCGTCTGGATCAGCATGGGCTGCCTCAGGTACATCCCGAAACTGAAAGAAATAGCCACCGACCGTTTCCCTAAATCAAGATTTTTTTACGATGAATTCGTCATGGGGTTGGACGGCAAAAGCCGCTACTTCCGCACCCAAAGAACAGAGATGTACAAACAGATCTACAGCGAGCTGAAACGTTTTGCCGCAGAATCAACCTGTATCTACCTGTGCATGGAAAGCGACGAGATCTGGCAGGAGGTTTTCGGGTACACCCCAAGTGAACACTCCACTCTGCCGACCATGCTCGACCGCGCCGCGGGGCTTCAGAACAGCTGA
- a CDS encoding single-stranded DNA-binding protein, which translates to MINKAILIGNLGGDPEMRYTQSGSAVANFNLATTETWTKDGKKEEKTEWHRIVAFQRLGEICGEYLSKGSRVYIEGKIQTRQWEDRDGNKRYTTEIVAREMKMLSPRGSGGDQMPSYNDEPPLPEPSMGDDVPF; encoded by the coding sequence ATGATCAACAAGGCAATTCTCATCGGCAACCTCGGAGGGGACCCGGAAATGCGCTATACCCAGAGCGGAAGCGCTGTGGCCAATTTCAATCTGGCCACCACCGAAACCTGGACCAAGGACGGCAAGAAAGAAGAAAAAACAGAATGGCACAGGATTGTCGCTTTTCAGCGCCTCGGGGAGATCTGCGGCGAATACCTCTCCAAGGGAAGCCGGGTGTATATCGAGGGCAAGATCCAGACCCGTCAGTGGGAAGACCGTGACGGCAACAAAAGATACACGACCGAAATCGTCGCCCGGGAGATGAAGATGTTGAGCCCCCGTGGCTCCGGAGGAGACCAGATGCCCTCCTACAACGATGAGCCGCCCCTGCCTGAACCATCAATGGGGGATGATGTTCCGTTTTAA
- a CDS encoding DnaJ domain-containing protein produces the protein MDYYKVLGVDRKADAGQIKKAYRKLALKYHPDRNKGDKEAEETFKKISEAYAVLSDKEKRQQYDTFGAEGFQQRYSQEDIFRNVDLGDILKEFGINFGGGATSFTFGSSRGGTGANPFGAFFQQGGGQPGGG, from the coding sequence ATGGACTACTATAAAGTACTCGGTGTCGACCGGAAGGCCGACGCGGGTCAGATCAAAAAAGCGTATCGCAAACTCGCCCTCAAATATCACCCCGACCGCAACAAGGGGGATAAAGAAGCGGAAGAGACATTTAAAAAGATCAGTGAAGCGTATGCCGTTCTGTCCGACAAGGAGAAAAGGCAGCAATACGACACCTTCGGTGCGGAAGGCTTCCAGCAACGATACAGTCAGGAAGACATTTTCCGTAACGTTGACCTGGGCGACATCTTAAAAGAGTTCGGAATCAATTTCGGCGGCGGCGCCACCTCATTCACCTTTGGCTCCTCCAGAGGAGGGACGGGAGCAAATCCCTTCGGTGCTTTTTTCCAGCAGGGTGGCGGACAACCCGGTGGCGGCTGA
- a CDS encoding phosphoribosylaminoimidazolesuccinocarboxamide synthase, translating into MTTAITETNFPDLKLVHRGKVRDLYEVDDKLLMVATDRISAFDVVMEEPVPDKGRILTSLSLFWFDFLKDVIPTHLITADVKQYPASCAPYAEDLAGRSMLVKKAKPLPVECIVRGYISGSFWKSYQKGTTVCGFKLPAGMKESEKFPQVLFTPSTKAEQGMHDENISLEKMEEIVGANETRRIAEVCVALYEKAADYARSKGIIIADTKFELGWDGDELILIDEVLTPDSSRFWPVDQYKTGQGQPSFDKQYLRDYLSSLDWDKTPPAPRLPGEVLTRTSDRYQEALEKITGKKL; encoded by the coding sequence ATGACAACTGCAATTACTGAAACAAATTTTCCCGATCTGAAACTTGTTCATCGCGGCAAGGTCCGGGACCTCTATGAGGTGGATGATAAACTGTTGATGGTTGCTACAGACAGGATTTCCGCCTTTGACGTGGTTATGGAAGAGCCGGTGCCGGACAAGGGCAGGATACTCACGAGCCTGTCCCTGTTCTGGTTTGATTTTTTAAAAGACGTCATTCCGACCCATCTCATCACGGCCGATGTGAAGCAATATCCCGCCTCCTGCGCCCCTTATGCCGAGGATCTTGCCGGGCGCAGCATGCTGGTGAAAAAGGCAAAACCCCTGCCGGTTGAATGTATTGTCCGGGGGTATATCTCCGGCTCTTTCTGGAAATCGTATCAGAAAGGGACGACTGTCTGCGGTTTCAAGCTGCCCGCAGGGATGAAGGAATCTGAGAAGTTCCCGCAGGTTCTTTTTACACCTTCCACCAAGGCGGAACAGGGGATGCACGATGAAAACATCTCTCTGGAAAAAATGGAGGAGATCGTCGGGGCCAACGAGACCAGGAGGATCGCCGAGGTCTGTGTGGCCCTCTACGAAAAAGCGGCCGATTACGCGAGGTCCAAAGGCATCATCATTGCAGATACCAAATTCGAACTGGGCTGGGATGGTGATGAACTGATTCTGATCGATGAGGTGTTGACTCCGGATTCATCGAGATTCTGGCCGGTTGACCAGTATAAAACCGGCCAGGGACAGCCGAGTTTCGATAAACAGTATCTTCGGGACTATCTCTCTTCGCTGGATTGGGACAAGACCCCCCCGGCGCCGCGGCTGCCGGGAGAGGTCCTGACCAGGACCTCTGATCGTTATCAAGAGGCGCTGGAGAAGATCACCGGCAAAAAACTATAA
- the mutL gene encoding DNA mismatch repair endonuclease MutL: MSRIRILPENLANQIAAGEVVERPASVVKELLENSLDAGARNISIQVEGGGTSLLRVIDDGGGMDQDDVLLCLERHATSKISSVEELDQIKTLGFRGEAVPSIASVSRMSITSRPVDFPLGCKVEVRFGKVVKVHEMGCQRGTVVEVRDLFGNVPARKKFLKTTRTELAHIDEVVKNYGLVSPECSLKYAVNGREILALPGVGKSGVVSRIRLLLGLGGEEVLLDLAAADAGTELKVSGFLLPPDQPHGPAARLRAFVNGRPVRDRLITHAVAEGMRNFLMIGRQPAGVISLDLPANVIDVNVHPTKQEVRFHKSGQVHQAIVSAVGQALLNYQSGIRTALFGGGRSPVQGGIGATAEKERLFPDRHVARDAAAFPRESAAPRETKIEKTVPASLFSEPVVRYDVQVGETSAARLGSPPDGSTGTEGHEPERRAAGTEAEKRMGQLRVIGQLFDSYILCEGKDGLVAIDQHAAQERLIFERLKNQLAAGRLASQRLMFPKTMELAAEEIGVIEEEGGELARLGLELQEFGGSTYVLKAIPAIMSHLPPEEVFFSVMRQLADDGTARGGRASLDHLLAGMACKAAIKANHSLLLPELESLLGEMEKNDVFSHCPHGRPVVRFFSADEIRKWFHRT, from the coding sequence TTGTCCAGAATAAGGATACTTCCCGAGAATCTGGCGAACCAGATCGCTGCCGGAGAGGTTGTCGAGAGGCCTGCGTCGGTTGTCAAGGAACTCCTGGAGAACTCCCTTGACGCCGGGGCCCGGAATATCTCCATTCAGGTTGAGGGTGGCGGCACGTCCCTGTTGCGGGTGATCGATGACGGTGGGGGCATGGACCAGGACGATGTCCTCCTCTGTCTTGAAAGACACGCGACCAGCAAGATCTCGTCCGTAGAAGAACTCGATCAAATCAAGACCCTCGGTTTCCGGGGTGAGGCGGTCCCCAGCATTGCTTCGGTATCCAGAATGTCCATCACCTCCAGACCGGTTGACTTTCCACTGGGATGTAAGGTTGAAGTGCGTTTCGGCAAGGTTGTGAAGGTCCATGAAATGGGCTGTCAGCGCGGAACGGTGGTCGAGGTGAGAGACCTGTTCGGCAATGTTCCGGCCAGAAAAAAATTCCTGAAAACCACCCGCACCGAACTTGCCCATATCGATGAGGTTGTCAAAAACTACGGACTGGTTTCCCCTGAGTGTTCACTGAAGTATGCGGTGAACGGCCGGGAAATTCTTGCTCTTCCCGGGGTGGGAAAGAGCGGCGTTGTTTCCAGGATCAGGCTGCTCCTCGGTCTTGGCGGGGAGGAGGTCCTTCTTGACCTGGCCGCTGCTGATGCTGGAACGGAACTGAAGGTTTCCGGTTTCCTTCTGCCTCCCGACCAGCCCCATGGCCCGGCTGCCCGGCTCAGGGCCTTTGTCAACGGCCGGCCGGTGCGGGATCGCCTGATTACCCATGCGGTTGCGGAAGGGATGAGGAACTTTCTGATGATTGGCCGCCAGCCCGCCGGAGTGATCTCCCTTGACCTGCCCGCCAATGTGATTGATGTCAACGTCCATCCGACCAAGCAGGAAGTGAGATTTCATAAATCCGGGCAGGTCCATCAGGCCATCGTTTCTGCGGTCGGGCAGGCATTGTTGAACTACCAGAGCGGGATCAGAACGGCGCTTTTCGGTGGGGGGCGGAGTCCTGTTCAGGGCGGTATCGGGGCGACCGCCGAGAAGGAGCGTCTTTTTCCGGACCGGCATGTGGCGCGGGACGCTGCTGCTTTCCCCAGGGAGTCTGCTGCCCCCCGGGAGACAAAGATTGAGAAGACCGTCCCGGCTTCGCTGTTCTCGGAACCCGTTGTCCGTTATGATGTTCAGGTCGGGGAGACATCTGCTGCCCGATTGGGGAGTCCCCCGGATGGCTCAACCGGGACCGAGGGTCATGAGCCTGAAAGGAGAGCCGCCGGAACTGAAGCGGAAAAACGGATGGGGCAACTGAGGGTCATCGGCCAGCTGTTTGATTCCTATATCCTCTGCGAAGGGAAGGATGGGCTGGTGGCCATTGACCAGCATGCCGCCCAGGAAAGATTGATCTTCGAGCGGCTGAAAAACCAGCTGGCGGCAGGGAGACTGGCCAGCCAGAGGCTGATGTTCCCGAAGACCATGGAGCTTGCCGCCGAGGAGATTGGGGTCATTGAGGAGGAGGGCGGGGAACTTGCAAGGCTGGGGCTCGAACTTCAGGAGTTCGGCGGTTCGACCTATGTTTTGAAGGCAATTCCTGCCATCATGTCTCATCTGCCGCCGGAAGAGGTTTTCTTCTCTGTCATGCGGCAGCTTGCCGACGACGGAACTGCTAGGGGCGGCAGGGCCTCCCTTGATCACCTGCTGGCCGGAATGGCCTGCAAGGCGGCGATCAAGGCCAATCATTCCCTGCTGCTCCCCGAGCTGGAAAGTTTGCTCGGCGAGATGGAGAAAAATGATGTCTTCTCCCATTGCCCCCATGGTCGGCCAGTGGTGAGATTTTTTTCTGCGGATGAAATCAGGAAATGGTTTCACCGGACCTGA